In the Hordeum vulgare subsp. vulgare chromosome 7H, MorexV3_pseudomolecules_assembly, whole genome shotgun sequence genome, one interval contains:
- the LOC123412894 gene encoding amino acid permease 1-like, producing the protein MEVDGGRQAYLPRSEGDVDDDGRERRTGTVWTAAAHIITAVIGSGVLSLAWAMAQLGWVAGPLSLVLFAIITFYTCGLLADCYRVGDPVSGKRNYTYTEAVQSYLGGWHVWFCGFCQYVNMFGTGIGYTITASISAAAIKKSNCYHRHGHKADCSQYLSTYIIAFGVVQVIFCQVPNFHKLSWISIVAAIMSFSYATIAVGLSLTQTITSPTGRTSLTGTEVGVDVDSSQKVWMTFQALGNVAFAYSYSIILIEIQDTLRSPPGENKTMRKATLMGISTTTAFYMLCGCLGYSAFGNDASGNILTGFGFYEPYWLVDFANVCIVVHLVGGFQVFCQPLFAAVEGGAARRYPALGREHAMVFRLVWRTAFVALITLLAMLMPFFNSILGFLGSIAFWPLTVFFPVEMYIRQRQIPRFGTKWMALQSLSFVCFLVTVAACAASIQGVHDSLKTYTPFKTKS; encoded by the exons ATGGAAGTCGACGGCGGCCGCCAGGCCTACCTCCCGCGCAGCGAGggcgacgtcgacgacgacggcAGGGAGAGGAGGACAG GGACGGTATGGACGGCGGCGGCGCACATCATAACGGCGGTGATCGGGTCCGGCGTGCTGTCGCTGGCCTGGGCCATGGCGCAGCTGGGGTGGGTGGCCGGGCCGCTCTCCCTGGTGCTCTTCGCCATCATCACCTTCTACACCTGCGGCCTCCTTGCCGACTGCTACCGCGTCGGCGACCCCGTCTCCGGCAAGCGCAACTACACCTACACTGAGGCCGTCCAGTCCTACCTCG GCGGATGGCACGTCTGGTTCTGCGGATTCTGCCAGTACGTCAACATGTTCGGCACCGGCATTGGCTACACCATCACCGCCTCTATCAGCGCCGC CGCTATCAAAAAGTCCAACTGCTATCACCGGCACGGGCACAAGGCGGACTGCAGCCAGTACCTGAGCACCTACATCATCGCCTTCGGGGTGGTGCAGGTCATCTTCTGCCAGGTGCCCAACTTCCACAAGCTCTCGTGGATCTCCATCGTCGCCGCCATCATGTCCTTCTCCTACGCCACCATCGCCGTCGGCCTCTCGCTGACGCAGACCATCACGTCGCCCACGGGGAGGACGTCACTAACCGGCACGGAGGTCGGGGTGGACGTCGACTCCTCGCAGAAGGTCTGGATGACGTTCCAGGCCCTCGGCAACGTCGCCTTCGCCTACTCCTACTCCATCATCCTCATCGAGATCCAG GACACGCTGCGGTCACCTCCCGGCGAGAACAAGACGATGCGGAAGGCGACGCTGATGGGCATCTCGACGACGACGGCCTTCTACATGCTGTGCGGCTGCCTGGGCTACTCGGCGTTCGGCAACGACGCCAGCGGCAACATCCTGACGGGGTTCGGCTTCTACGAGCCCTACTGGCTGGTGGACTTCGCCAACGTGTGCATCGTGGTCCACCTGGTGGGCGGGTTCCAGGTGTTCTGCCAGCCGCTGTTCGCGGCGGTGGAGGGCGGAGCGGCGCGGAGGTACCCGGCGCTGGGCCGGGAGCACGCGATGGTGTTCCGGCTGGTGTGGCGGACGGCGTTCGTGGCGCTCATCACGCTGCTGGCCATGCTGATGCCCTTCTTCAACAGCATCCTGGGGTTCCTGGGCAGCATCGCCTTCTGGCCGCTCACCGTCTTCTTCCCCGTGGAGATGTACATCCGGCAGCGGCAGATCCCGCggttcggcaccaagtggatggcGCTGCAGAGCCTCAGCTTCGTCTGCTTCCTCGTCACCGTCGCCGCCTGCGCCGCGTCCATCCAGGGCGTCCATGACTCGCTCAAGACCTACACGCCGTTCAAGACCAAGTCGTGA